The DNA segment TTTTTCTACCACTACAAGACCAAGGCCGACCTGGCCCAGGCGTTGGTGCAGCGCTACAGCGATCGCGATGCCGCCCACCTAGAAGCCACCCTGGCCCGGGCCGAACAGCTCAGCCGCGAACCGCTCCAGCAAATTTTAGGGTTTATTGGTCTACTGCAAGAAGAAGTTGAGCAGGTAGCTGACCCCACCGCTGGCTGCCTGATTGCCTCCTACGTCTACCAGTTTGAGGATCTGTCCTCCGAGATTCGCACCATTTCAGCCGAGTCATTTTTGCTGTGGCGGCAGCGACTGGGGGCCAAATTTGAGGGGGCGATCGCCCAGCATCCCCCATGCCGCCCCGTCACCGCCGCCTCGTTAGCCGATGCCCTAGTCTCCGTCTTTGAAGGCGGCTTCGTGATGACGCGGGTGCTACAAGATCCGACCCAGATGGCCCAGCAGTTGGCCCACTACCGCAACTACATCGAGCTACTGTTTGACCTACCCCATTAACCATTCCCCAGCCTGCTCGTTTGAGCAGCTATCCTACAGGCTGTCCCTTAGCGACAAAATGGGGTAACTCAAACCACGCCTCTACAACTACCAGCCCTGTAGGAAGCAGCCTTCGCTAAACCAGACCATTACCAGGTGACTAGGGCTACTTTCCACTGAGCATCAGGCTGCTTGTGTAAGATCCAGAGGTGGGTGCCAGCGGCGGTTAAGACCTCGTCGCTGTCTGGGGTCGTAAACCGAGTCGTGTAGCGACTAGTTTTGTAGGCTAGCCGGTCGTGGCCGACAATTTCGATCTGGTCTGTCACTAATTCCACAATTTGAATGGGACTCTCCAGCAGAGGGCGGGCGGCGTCTTTGCCGACCATCATGGCTGCGTTGGGCACCAACCAGCGCACATCGTCGGTGCAGAACTGTAGCACCGCCAGACCGTTGCCAGCCCATTCAAACTCAATCCAGCGATGGTGAATTTGCCGGATAGCGTCGATATCTTCTTGGGGTAGGGTAAACATTGAATGTCACCGCAAGAACAACCGATAGCCCTAGTGCAGGCCTTTGTCGAGGCGATTCATCAGCAAAACTGGAACCGACTGACCTCCGTCGTTGCCCCTAACTTCATCCGCCATAGCTACGCCGGATGTGAACCGAGTATTTACAGCCGTGATGATTTAGTGAGCTTTCTTAAGCAGGAGTATACTATCTTTCCCGATGCCCAGGAAACCATCGAGGTCCTGATTGCATCGGGGGATCGCGTCACCGTTCGCCATCGGTTTCGGGGTACCCAAACCGGATGGATGGAGACATATCCCCTTCTGACCGAGTGCTGACGGTACGGTCTATCAGCTTGAAGACAACGTGATTGCAGAGTCTTGGGCAATGCAGTCCCGTAGGGTTTGGGCAAAGCCGTGTCGCTGAATGTAGACAGCGCGGTAGATGCAGGGCAACACCTCAGGGTGAAGTTGAGCTGGGTCGTAGTCCTAACTAACCCAAAGCAGCGTAGGCAGCTAGCCCCTCTGAGCGTAAGGCTTTGGGCGAAAGCGGTAGTCAACATTGCCGTTCGCAAAAAGCGCGATCGCAGCGACAAACCGATGTTCTACGCACGAGCAATTCATCGCTAATGTGGTAGACATCTATGTCACTCACTTCCCGCCCGATGCCCATGCTCAGGGCCATGTGCCCACGGTGCGCTTGGAGGTAGAGGCCCACCAACCCCATGATTCAAAGAACCTCCCTAGGAGAAACCCAATGAAACCTCTGAAATACTACGTCGCCACCAGCGTCGATGGCTTTATCGCCCAAGCCGATGGCTCCTTTGGGGGCTTCGCTACCGAGGGCGACTCCATTGCCGACTACATCGACTCCCTCAGCCAGTTTGACACGGTGCTCATGGGACGCAAGACCTACGATGTCGGTCTCAAGGAGGGCAAAACCAACCCTTACCCCATGCTGAAGAGCTATGTGTTCTCGCGCACGATGGCCACCAGCCCAGACCCGCAGGTAACGTTGGTTTCAGATCAGGCGAGTCAGGTCGTGAAGCAGCTCAAGGCAGAACTTGGCAGTGCCATCTACCTCTGTGGCGGGGCCACCCTGGCGGCGCAACTGTTTACCGAAGGGCTAATTGACGAACTCATTCTCAAGATCAACCCGTTCGTAATGGGGCAAGGCATTCCCCTGTTTGCAACGGTTATCCCTCAAACGCAGCTGACACTGATCGGCAGCAAGATCTATGCCAACGGTGTCGCATGGCTACGGTATGAAGTCTAGTTCGCCACCGCATTCATGCGCTCAATCACCGCGATAGAAGCTGCTGGTCTGCTATCAGCGTCACCCCTTTGACATGAATGCCATCGTGTTTTGA comes from the Leptolyngbya sp. CCY15150 genome and includes:
- a CDS encoding ester cyclase, with product MSPQEQPIALVQAFVEAIHQQNWNRLTSVVAPNFIRHSYAGCEPSIYSRDDLVSFLKQEYTIFPDAQETIEVLIASGDRVTVRHRFRGTQTGWMETYPLLTEC
- a CDS encoding TetR/AcrR family transcriptional regulator — protein: MDNIKFTGKPMPRSGEKTKEKILDAAHALVMGHGLAGTSIDMVLAKAEITKGAFFYHYKTKADLAQALVQRYSDRDAAHLEATLARAEQLSREPLQQILGFIGLLQEEVEQVADPTAGCLIASYVYQFEDLSSEIRTISAESFLLWRQRLGAKFEGAIAQHPPCRPVTAASLADALVSVFEGGFVMTRVLQDPTQMAQQLAHYRNYIELLFDLPH
- a CDS encoding dihydrofolate reductase family protein translates to MKPLKYYVATSVDGFIAQADGSFGGFATEGDSIADYIDSLSQFDTVLMGRKTYDVGLKEGKTNPYPMLKSYVFSRTMATSPDPQVTLVSDQASQVVKQLKAELGSAIYLCGGATLAAQLFTEGLIDELILKINPFVMGQGIPLFATVIPQTQLTLIGSKIYANGVAWLRYEV
- a CDS encoding DUF4440 domain-containing protein; this translates as MFTLPQEDIDAIRQIHHRWIEFEWAGNGLAVLQFCTDDVRWLVPNAAMMVGKDAARPLLESPIQIVELVTDQIEIVGHDRLAYKTSRYTTRFTTPDSDEVLTAAGTHLWILHKQPDAQWKVALVTW